In one window of Verrucomicrobiota bacterium JB022 DNA:
- a CDS encoding sigma-54 dependent transcriptional regulator yields MCADASPQILIIDDDSEILYSLDRVLSSRGYRVSTASSGEAGIGVAERERPHVIFLDNRMEGMSGLETLQHIRSVSPHSMTILMTAFGTTQTAIEAMKFGAFDYIIKPFDIKKVLSLTEKAVQAHRDLAATERNQYSPVLNSEDYKEGLVGNSEPMQEVFKIIGQVAASDVTVMVTGESGTGKELVARCIYQHSHRSTGPFMAVNCAAIPDNLIESELFGHEKGSFTGATQQRLGKFELCDGGTLFLDEIGDMALPTQTKILRALQEGEIQRVGGTSTIKVNVRLVAATNKHLEQMVEEGEFREDLYYRLNVMRIRLPALRERPGDVPALIDFMLQRLQKDRGSRVRRVSSEAMQRLVDYSWPGNVRELENVIQRSAVLAQGDTILAKDLPDEIRRPGAIPAPTRKAGSTTKPPFEESAPDSAEEPKAKTVTTTADVTSPEPSAAVPLRETVAVTAPAPVAAPVEAAAQPIPAMAPAFDRGSIDLSTALDILFERIRKEVDEDILHHIEREMIVRVLRETGGNQVKASTILGITRATLRKRIDQHNLRW; encoded by the coding sequence ATGTGCGCAGACGCCTCGCCCCAGATCCTCATTATCGATGACGACTCCGAAATCTTATATTCCCTCGACCGCGTGCTCAGCTCGCGTGGCTACCGCGTTTCCACGGCCAGCAGCGGCGAAGCAGGGATCGGTGTAGCGGAGCGCGAACGCCCGCACGTCATCTTCCTCGACAACCGCATGGAGGGCATGAGCGGGCTGGAGACGCTCCAGCATATCCGCTCCGTCAGCCCTCACTCGATGACGATTCTGATGACGGCCTTCGGGACGACACAGACCGCCATCGAGGCCATGAAGTTCGGGGCCTTCGACTACATCATCAAGCCCTTTGACATCAAGAAGGTGCTGAGCCTGACCGAAAAGGCGGTCCAGGCCCATCGCGACTTGGCCGCAACCGAGCGCAACCAGTATTCCCCCGTCCTCAACAGCGAGGATTACAAGGAAGGGCTGGTCGGCAATTCGGAGCCGATGCAGGAAGTCTTCAAGATCATCGGTCAAGTCGCCGCCAGCGATGTGACGGTGATGGTAACGGGCGAAAGCGGCACGGGTAAGGAACTCGTCGCCCGCTGCATCTACCAGCACAGCCACCGCAGCACCGGGCCGTTCATGGCCGTCAACTGCGCGGCAATCCCCGATAATTTGATCGAGTCGGAGCTGTTCGGCCACGAAAAGGGTTCCTTCACCGGCGCCACGCAGCAACGCCTCGGCAAGTTCGAGCTGTGCGACGGTGGGACGCTCTTTCTCGATGAGATCGGCGATATGGCACTGCCGACCCAGACGAAGATCCTCCGCGCCTTGCAAGAGGGCGAGATCCAGCGCGTCGGCGGCACCAGCACGATCAAGGTCAACGTCCGCCTCGTCGCTGCGACGAACAAGCACCTTGAGCAGATGGTGGAGGAGGGAGAGTTCCGGGAAGACCTCTATTACCGCCTCAACGTCATGCGCATCCGCCTGCCCGCGCTGCGCGAGCGCCCGGGCGACGTGCCGGCACTGATCGACTTCATGCTCCAGCGGCTGCAGAAAGACCGTGGCAGCCGCGTGCGCCGCGTGTCTTCGGAGGCTATGCAACGCCTCGTCGACTACAGTTGGCCGGGCAACGTCCGCGAGCTGGAAAACGTGATCCAGCGCAGCGCCGTGCTCGCCCAGGGCGATACCATCCTCGCCAAGGATTTGCCGGACGAAATCCGCCGCCCGGGGGCCATTCCTGCGCCCACCCGCAAGGCGGGCTCCACCACCAAGCCACCCTTTGAAGAAAGCGCGCCCGACTCCGCCGAAGAGCCCAAGGCCAAGACCGTAACCACGACGGCAGACGTTACTTCGCCCGAGCCCAGCGCGGCCGTACCGCTGCGCGAAACCGTGGCCGTGACCGCCCCTGCGCCGGTCGCGGCGCCGGTAGAAGCGGCAGCCCAGCCGATCCCGGCCATGGCCCCCGCCTTTGATCGTGGCAGCATCGACCTCAGCACTGCCCTCGACATCCTCTTCGAGCGTATCCGCAAGGAAGTGGACGAAGACATCCTGCACCACATCGAGCGCGAGATGATCGTCCGTGTCTTGCGTGAGACAGGCGGCAACCAGGTCAAGGCCAGCACCATCCTCGGCATCACCCGCGCTACCCTCCGCAAACGCATCGACCAGCACAACCTGCGTTGGTAG
- a CDS encoding site-2 protease family protein — protein MRDRSWSIPLFRILGVRLDLHITFALLLVYAGWMGATHPERPADVAPAANALWWILLVTGIFACVVMHEFGHILAARRYGVETRRILLLPIGGVAEMEQLPRQPGREFIVTAAGPAVNFAISALVFVALYVTGHWRGWDGLERAFTPFDGIGFLLFLFIYNLTMGVFNLVPVYPMDGGRILRSLLATRLDYLTATRWSVWVAKPLALCAVLGAIYIGSWQPAVLFAFIFLAGDLEYQAIRREEMMRGVSLGEVAAHRWRDVPGNLPLGEALSLMRREQVPEIVIQTHPLPSVLTEDELRTLAEEYAWSLPLASLPLPRARIADATSPLILYLSKVESQPGRILIFHLGQMVAVFRQETVPEVLAWRSWEKKLARNRPRTNLYRTFWRRTTPPPLPHGFSRGTTPGADGVGN, from the coding sequence ATGCGAGACCGCTCGTGGTCGATCCCTCTCTTCAGGATTCTCGGTGTCAGGCTCGACCTGCATATCACCTTCGCCTTGCTGCTGGTGTATGCGGGCTGGATGGGCGCAACCCACCCCGAGCGCCCGGCCGACGTAGCGCCCGCCGCCAACGCGCTGTGGTGGATCCTGTTGGTAACGGGCATCTTCGCCTGCGTGGTGATGCACGAATTCGGGCATATCTTGGCCGCTCGCCGCTACGGCGTGGAGACGCGGCGCATCCTGCTGCTGCCAATCGGCGGGGTCGCGGAGATGGAGCAACTGCCGAGGCAGCCAGGCCGCGAATTCATCGTCACTGCAGCCGGGCCGGCCGTCAATTTTGCGATCTCGGCCCTCGTCTTTGTCGCGCTCTACGTGACGGGCCATTGGCGAGGTTGGGACGGGCTGGAGCGTGCCTTCACTCCTTTCGACGGGATCGGCTTCCTGCTCTTTCTCTTCATTTACAACCTCACGATGGGGGTCTTCAACCTCGTGCCGGTCTACCCGATGGACGGCGGGCGCATCCTGCGTTCGCTGCTGGCCACGCGCCTCGACTACCTCACCGCCACGCGCTGGTCGGTCTGGGTGGCCAAGCCGCTGGCGCTCTGCGCGGTGCTGGGCGCGATCTACATCGGCAGTTGGCAGCCGGCGGTGCTGTTTGCGTTTATCTTCCTCGCGGGCGATCTGGAATACCAGGCCATCCGCCGCGAGGAGATGATGCGGGGCGTGTCGCTGGGCGAAGTGGCGGCCCACCGCTGGCGTGACGTGCCCGGCAACCTTCCGTTGGGCGAGGCTTTGTCGCTGATGCGCCGCGAGCAGGTGCCCGAAATCGTGATCCAGACCCATCCACTACCGTCGGTGCTGACGGAGGATGAGCTGCGCACCTTGGCCGAAGAATACGCGTGGAGCTTGCCGCTGGCTTCCCTCCCTCTCCCCCGGGCGCGCATTGCCGACGCCACCTCGCCGTTGATCCTCTACTTGAGCAAGGTGGAGTCTCAGCCGGGGCGGATTCTGATTTTCCACCTCGGGCAAATGGTCGCGGTCTTCCGGCAGGAGACGGTGCCGGAGGTATTGGCTTGGCGGAGCTGGGAAAAGAAGCTTGCGCGTAACCGCCCGCGTACCAACCTGTACCGCACCTTCTGGCGCCGCACGACGCCCCCGCCCCTGCCCCATGGATTTTCACGAGGAACTACGCCAGGCGCTGACGGCGTCGGAAACTGA
- a CDS encoding alkaline phosphatase family protein, with translation MKAKRTLLIGWDAADWRMIRPLLNRGKMPNLQRLIKMGVWGNLHTLHPVLSPMLWTSIGTGKRPYKHGINGFSEPDPATGAVRPVTNLSRKTKAVWNILNQSGKQSNVIGWWPSHPAEPINGVMVSNQFQRASKDPENWPHDTQAIHPSRLLQPLSEMRLHPAWVSGEMLLPFIPRAAEIDQEKDRRLGSLAKILAEISTVHAAATATMQLEPWDFMAVYYDGIDHFGHGFMKYHPPKDPRVSDEDFEIYRHVMESGYVFHDMMLGVLLQLAGPETNVMLISDHGFHPDHLRPHSLPNAPAGPASEHRRYGIFVMAGPDVKSGGEEIFSGSLLDITPTLLHAFGLPVGRDMDGKVLSKVFREKRPVEYVESWDAIAGDDGCHPSDRQLDARDAKAALQQLVDLGYIDQPDEDKEVAVAETVRELDYNLAQAYFDGKKFVEAHRIAVRLWAQWPEESRFGLLQLQCEMTLKAHDDLKRTFNRLNTTIRRYAKEAQAELARLDEEHKAQAAAGEEAEEKLRRKQPKIRRLVGRSKVDEAGLKFYEARVLMAVGEDEAARQLLESLTDTWPGRQQRLFRLLGDLCTRLNEPEKAVEWLEKALELDPDDAEAHLQLSRAQYLLGEDYISATHALTSLQLNYFNPRAHYAYGAALVRLGHLEWAVETLEVAVQQARHYPEAHELLAAIYADHLQQPIKAKAHQALAAEAREANAQRMADLSADLPSVEEQDDAAWKVVTANFEGRQPLCVTGKAQAPASERLTVVSGLPRSGTSMTMQMLVAAGLDPLTDRKRSADESNRKGYFEHERIKRLHQDNTWLAEGRGKALKVVAPLVKFLPPTEACKVIFMERHPREIMDSQRQMLERLQKPGGQAHSPHLARVLLQQMEDCQQALRSHPKCDLLTINYNALMNDPEQTIARIIEFLELPDDKAAAMLAVVDPQLYRSRL, from the coding sequence ATGAAGGCAAAAAGAACTCTGTTGATTGGCTGGGATGCCGCCGACTGGCGCATGATCCGCCCCTTGCTCAACCGGGGCAAGATGCCCAACCTCCAGCGCCTCATCAAAATGGGAGTCTGGGGCAACCTGCACACGCTTCACCCCGTGCTTTCTCCCATGCTCTGGACGAGCATCGGCACCGGCAAACGCCCCTACAAGCACGGAATCAACGGGTTCAGCGAGCCGGACCCCGCCACGGGAGCCGTCCGCCCGGTGACGAATCTCTCGCGCAAAACCAAGGCCGTCTGGAACATCCTCAACCAGTCGGGCAAGCAGAGCAACGTAATCGGCTGGTGGCCCTCGCACCCGGCAGAGCCCATCAATGGCGTGATGGTCTCCAACCAGTTTCAGCGGGCAAGCAAGGACCCGGAAAACTGGCCACATGATACCCAGGCCATCCACCCCTCGCGCCTCTTGCAGCCACTCTCCGAGATGCGCCTGCACCCGGCCTGGGTCTCCGGCGAGATGTTGCTGCCCTTCATCCCGCGCGCAGCAGAGATCGATCAGGAAAAGGACCGGCGCCTGGGTTCGCTGGCCAAGATCCTCGCGGAGATCTCGACCGTGCACGCAGCCGCCACCGCGACCATGCAGCTGGAGCCGTGGGATTTCATGGCCGTCTATTACGACGGGATCGACCACTTCGGGCACGGCTTCATGAAGTATCACCCGCCGAAAGACCCCCGGGTGAGCGACGAAGACTTTGAGATTTACCGCCACGTGATGGAGTCCGGCTATGTCTTCCACGACATGATGCTCGGCGTGCTGCTGCAGCTCGCAGGGCCGGAAACCAACGTGATGCTGATTTCCGACCACGGGTTCCACCCCGACCACTTGCGGCCTCACTCCCTGCCCAACGCCCCGGCGGGTCCGGCTTCGGAGCACCGCCGATACGGCATTTTCGTCATGGCCGGGCCAGACGTGAAATCGGGAGGCGAAGAAATCTTCTCGGGCTCGCTGCTGGACATTACCCCCACCCTCTTGCATGCCTTCGGTCTACCGGTGGGGCGCGATATGGACGGCAAAGTCCTCTCCAAGGTCTTCCGCGAAAAACGTCCGGTGGAATACGTGGAGAGCTGGGACGCCATTGCCGGCGATGACGGATGTCACCCCTCCGACCGTCAGCTCGACGCGCGCGACGCCAAGGCCGCCCTGCAGCAGCTCGTCGACCTCGGCTACATCGACCAGCCCGACGAAGACAAGGAGGTGGCGGTAGCCGAAACGGTGAGAGAGCTCGACTACAACCTCGCGCAGGCCTACTTCGACGGCAAAAAATTTGTCGAAGCCCACCGCATCGCCGTCCGCCTCTGGGCGCAATGGCCCGAAGAAAGCCGCTTCGGCCTGCTGCAGCTCCAGTGCGAGATGACCCTCAAGGCTCATGACGACCTCAAGCGGACCTTCAACCGACTCAACACGACGATCCGACGCTACGCCAAGGAGGCACAGGCGGAGCTTGCCCGGCTGGACGAAGAGCACAAGGCGCAGGCGGCAGCGGGCGAAGAAGCAGAGGAGAAGCTACGCCGCAAGCAGCCGAAGATACGCCGCCTGGTCGGTCGCTCGAAAGTGGATGAAGCAGGCCTCAAATTTTACGAGGCGCGCGTCCTGATGGCAGTGGGTGAAGACGAGGCCGCGCGGCAGTTGCTCGAAAGCCTGACCGACACCTGGCCGGGCCGTCAGCAGCGGCTGTTTCGTCTGCTCGGGGATCTTTGCACGCGCCTGAACGAGCCGGAGAAGGCGGTCGAGTGGCTGGAAAAGGCTCTCGAACTGGACCCGGACGACGCCGAAGCCCACCTGCAGCTCAGCCGGGCGCAATACCTCCTGGGCGAGGACTACATCTCCGCCACCCACGCCTTGACGAGCCTTCAGCTCAACTACTTCAACCCGAGGGCTCACTATGCCTACGGCGCGGCCCTCGTGCGCCTCGGCCACCTCGAATGGGCGGTAGAAACCCTGGAGGTAGCCGTGCAACAGGCGCGGCATTACCCCGAGGCCCATGAGTTGCTGGCCGCCATCTATGCCGACCACCTGCAGCAGCCGATCAAGGCCAAAGCCCATCAGGCCCTCGCGGCGGAAGCCCGCGAAGCCAACGCGCAGCGCATGGCAGACTTGAGCGCAGACCTGCCTTCGGTGGAGGAACAGGACGATGCCGCCTGGAAAGTCGTTACGGCCAACTTCGAGGGCCGGCAGCCGTTGTGTGTGACCGGCAAGGCGCAGGCCCCCGCCTCGGAGCGGCTTACCGTAGTCTCCGGGTTGCCCCGCTCGGGCACCTCCATGACCATGCAGATGCTGGTAGCCGCCGGGCTCGACCCGCTGACCGACCGCAAACGCAGCGCGGACGAATCCAACCGCAAGGGCTACTTCGAGCACGAGCGCATCAAGCGCCTTCATCAGGACAACACCTGGCTCGCCGAAGGCCGCGGCAAGGCACTGAAGGTGGTCGCCCCGCTGGTGAAGTTCCTCCCGCCCACCGAAGCCTGTAAAGTAATCTTCATGGAGCGGCATCCGCGCGAGATCATGGACTCGCAACGCCAGATGCTCGAGCGCCTGCAAAAGCCGGGCGGCCAGGCCCACTCGCCGCACCTCGCCCGGGTCTTGCTCCAGCAGATGGAAGACTGCCAGCAGGCCTTGCGCAGCCATCCGAAGTGCGACCTGCTCACGATCAACTACAATGCGTTGATGAACGACCCCGAGCAGACCATTGCACGGATCATCGAGTTTCTGGAGCTGCCCGATGACAAGGCCGCGGCCATGCTCGCCGTCGTCGACCCGCAGCTCTATCGCAGCCGCTTGTAA